The genomic DNA GAATATTATTGAGTTGGAGAAGTCATTGCACGATAGGGTGAGTGCGTTCTATTCGTCGATCCAGAAGGAGCTCACTGGTTCGGAGTTGACTGTCAGGATGTGTCTTGAGTCGCGGTCGTATGAAGCCCAGCGTCAATTCGGCCTGCAGGTGATTGAAAATATCAGGAGAGGTGTTTGGAGGTGAATCTAAAGCAGTTCGTGGAGGAGTTCGCTGCCAATGTGGCCGGGCAGACGGATGCGATCTGGAGGGGAGATTCCAAGACGGGTAATCGGCACGCGAAGAAGTATCTGGCGGCGTTCGATAAGTTGCGTGCCCACGGTGATGCCGGAAGGACTGCCTTGGTTTCCTTGCTTGCACACCCGCGCATGGATGTTCGAGTCAAGGCGGCAGCGTACTTGCTTCGCTATAGGACAGCCGAAGCGAAAGGAGTTCTAGAAGAAGCCGCGAAGAGCGAGGGGATGATTCCCTTTATTGCCGCTCAGGTGTTGAAGAATTGGGAGGAAGGCACCTGGAATCTGGATCTTGAGTAGGGAGTGGTGATGACCCCCGGACGGCCTATGGTGAGGGCCTGATGCCCGATGCCTCTACACTCGCTCATTGGGGACTGCCCGGGCTCTTCCTGGTGGCGATGGTGGCGGGCTCCATCCTGCCCGCGCCCTCCGAGGCGGTGCTCGCCGCGCTCGTCTATGGCGGCGTGTCCCCCTCATCGGCGGTGGGGGTGGCCACCCTGGGCAACGTGCTGGGCTCGCTCACCGTGTACCTCCTGGGCTCCTGGGTGGCGCGCGGGGGCGGGGGGCCCGTGGGCCGCTGGGTCCAACGCCGGAGCGCCCAGGAGGGCCCCCGGTTGGAGCGGGCCCGGGCGCGACTGGCGACGTGGGGCGCTCCCGCGCTCCTGTTCGCCTGGCTTCCCGTCGTGGGTGACGTGTTCGTGCTCGCCGCGGGGCTCGTGGGCATGCGCGCCGGGCCCTTCGTTGGCTTCGTGACCCTCGGCAAGGGCCTGCGTTACCTCGTCGTCGCGTTCTCGGCTCTCGCGGCGCGTCATACTGGAATTTCACCGTGAGGCTGCGAGACGCGGGGGGGGCTCCTGGACTAAGGATGGGGGCGCCGTCCCTCCCTCCAGTGCCCGTTGCGGCGGGCAGGAAGCCTCCCGATGCCAAAGTCCTCCTCCTCTCGCTGGTCCCTTCGCGGGTTGTTCCTCCCGCTGCTCGCCGTGGCCCTCGCCGCGTGCGGTGAGGGGCCTCCCCAGGCCGCTCAGGGCACGCCAGAGGCCGGATTGTCCTCCCGAGCGGGCTCGCTCGCGGAAGTCCGGGTGCGGCTCATGGCGGCCAATATCTCCAGCGGCAACAACCAGAGCTATGACCCCGGCCACGGCACCCGCATCTTCCAGGGCACCCAGCCGGACATCGTGATGATCCAGGAGTTCAACTACGGCTCCAACTCCGCCGCGGACATCCGCTCCTTCGTCAACACGGCCTTCGGCTCGAACTTCTATTACTACCGGGAGACGGGCGCTCAAATCCCCAACGGCATCATCAGCCGTTACCCCATCCTCGAGTCTGGCGAGTGGACCGACACGGAGGTGGGCAATCGGGACTTCGCCTGGGCGCGCATCGACATCCCAGGGCCCAAGGACCTCTGGGTGGTGAGCGTGCACCTGCTCACCCGGAGCGCCGGCGTGCGCAACACGGAGGCCAACAACCTCGTCAACTACATCAAGTCCAAGGTGCCGGCGAGTGACTACCTGGCCATCGGTGGCGACTTCAACTCGGACAACCGCAGCGAAGCCCTGTTCTCCACCTTCTCCTCCGTGGTGTCCACGGCGAGCCCCTACCCGGCGGACAAGAATGGCAACGTCAACACCAACGCGAGCCGCGGCAAGCCGTATGACCACGTGCTGGTGAGCAGCAACCTGCGCGCCTTGCAGACGGCCACGGTCATCGGCTCCAGCTCGTTCGCCGCGGGCCTGGTGGTGGACACGCGCGTGTACTCGCCCCTGTCGGAGATCTCCCCCGCTCAGAGCGGCGACAGCGGCTCCACCAACATGCAGCACATGGCCATCATCAAGGACTTCCTCGTGCAGGACGACGGCTCCACGCCGATTCCCACGGGCCGCGTGACGGTGGTGTCTCCCAACGGGGGCGAGGCCTGGACGGTG from Melittangium boletus DSM 14713 includes the following:
- a CDS encoding YqaA family protein, translating into MPDASTLAHWGLPGLFLVAMVAGSILPAPSEAVLAALVYGGVSPSSAVGVATLGNVLGSLTVYLLGSWVARGGGGPVGRWVQRRSAQEGPRLERARARLATWGAPALLFAWLPVVGDVFVLAAGLVGMRAGPFVGFVTLGKGLRYLVVAFSALAARHTGISP
- a CDS encoding DUF2019 domain-containing protein → MNLKQFVEEFAANVAGQTDAIWRGDSKTGNRHAKKYLAAFDKLRAHGDAGRTALVSLLAHPRMDVRVKAAAYLLRYRTAEAKGVLEEAAKSEGMIPFIAAQVLKNWEEGTWNLDLE
- a CDS encoding endonuclease/exonuclease/phosphatase family protein → MPKSSSSRWSLRGLFLPLLAVALAACGEGPPQAAQGTPEAGLSSRAGSLAEVRVRLMAANISSGNNQSYDPGHGTRIFQGTQPDIVMIQEFNYGSNSAADIRSFVNTAFGSNFYYYRETGAQIPNGIISRYPILESGEWTDTEVGNRDFAWARIDIPGPKDLWVVSVHLLTRSAGVRNTEANNLVNYIKSKVPASDYLAIGGDFNSDNRSEALFSTFSSVVSTASPYPADKNGNVNTNASRGKPYDHVLVSSNLRALQTATVIGSSSFAAGLVVDTRVYSPLSEISPAQSGDSGSTNMQHMAIIKDFLVQDDGSTPIPTGRVTVVSPNGGEAWTVGSSRAITWTASDVTQVKLEYTVDGSTWSVISAGTSASAGSYTWTVPNTVTTTARVRVSDASNAAVSDTSDAVFAITGTTPPPDSSTPITQETESNGTPATANGRVAANTDVSGAISSATDVDWFKFTVTDAGAVKVKLSMPDMDNLDWYVYTASDLVLFAARGYGANNPEVGTFTADAPGTYYVKVVGYAGAMSPYVLNVSGAGVKP